From the Brassica napus cultivar Da-Ae chromosome A3 unlocalized genomic scaffold, Da-Ae chrA03_Random_8, whole genome shotgun sequence genome, the window GCTTACAGTTTGCATTTTTTATTGATGATTTCCGTTTACAGAGAACAATGGTTTtccaataaataaaactttttgaTCTTGACAGATATTCTTCCCGGAATCTGTCAGCACCTATCAAGGCAAATCTGCATTTCTCTCTAAGTAGAAGTGGGGTTCTCAGTCTAGATCGGGGAGACGCTGTCATTGAAATCACAGAATGGGTAGAAGTTCCAAAGAAGAACGTGACTATCGAGAGTAACACAACCTCAACAACAGGCAATGCGTCTACTGGAGCTGCCTCTGACGAGAATTCACAAGAAAATAAAGAGGAACTACAAGCTGATGCTGGAAACAGCACTGCTGAAGAACCAGCTGTGGTAGACCTGGGGACAGAAAAAAAGCTGAAAAAGCGGACATTTAGGATTCCTCTGAAGGTGTGTATTCTGGCTTACTGTTTCCAAGATTTTCTTAATAACTATCATCACCACTAACCAATTATCTTCGAATATATGACTTGTAGGTAGTTGAGAAAACTGTTGGACCTGGAGCACCTTTTACGAAAGAGTCTCTTGCTGAAGCTAAGACAAAATTAGAAGCCTTGGACAAGAAAGATAAGGAAAGAAGAAGAACGGCCGAGTTAAAGAACAACCTTGAATCTTATATATATGCTACCAAAGAGAAGGTGAGTGTTCTTTATATAGATCCCTATATCCATTACATCACTGTTCTTTTGCTGCTATATAGTCTTCGTTTTCTCTACACTATATTGTCTCTAGCTGCCATTCTTCTCAATACTCAATGCTTtggttttattttggtttaaacAGCTAGAAACACCTGAATTTGAAAAGATTTCCACCCAAGAAGAGCGCAAGGCGTTTGTTGAGAAGCTTGATGAGGCAAGTATCAATTTTATTTGAACTATATGTATACCATTTCATTGAGTTCCCATGATGAGTGCAAGCGTGTGACATTGAGTGGGTGTCTGGTGTGCTTCAGGTGCAAGATTGGCTTTACATGGACGGTGAGGATGCTAATGCCACAGAGTTTCAGGAGCGGCTTGACTCACTAAAAGCCATTGGCAGTCCCATATCTTTGCGGTTTGTTCTCTGCTCATAATATTTTGATTGAACGGGAGCTTGCTTGCTAAAAGAGTATTCTTATTAAAACATTTGATACATTTTTGTACAGATCGGATGAGCTTACAGCACGACCCGTAGCAGTTGAATACGCTCAAAAATACCTAACCGAAGTGAAGGAGGTACGCTGACTGACATTACATGACTTGGCAGTTTTCTTATGATAGAGCTAACAGAGTTGAGTTTTTGCGCAGATCATAAAAGAGTGGGAGACGAACAAAACTTGGcttccaaaagaaaaatcaacgAGGTTGTTTTGCTCATCTAAGTGAAAGGACATAGCTCTCTTTAATAATTGTTGGTGAGCTGCTGCTAAAATTGCGTTAATTCTGATTCAGGTCTCAAAGGAAGCAGAGAAAGTAAAAAGCTGGTTGGAGAAGAATGAAGCTGAGCAGAAAAGTGAGCGTTGCTTCATTTACTTACCTCTTAACGTCTTTAAAATTAGAGGGAGTTAACATGACAAAACTCTTGTCACAGGACTGCTCTGTGGAGCAAGCCAGTGTTCACGTCAGATGAAGTGTACGCCAAAGTATTTACTCTGCAAGACAAGGTACACGAAACGagtttgataaataattaaagtcaCAAAAAggaattttcatttaatttggggattaaaataaaaatatatatacacaggTGACGAAGGTGAATAGGATTCCAAAGCCGAAGCCAAAGATAGAGAAACCAACAAAGAAGGAGAATGCAACGGAGGAAAAATCAAAAGCTCAGAAGACTCCACCAATTCTACTGAATCTGAAGCTGCCGCCAAAGAAGAAGAGGGCCACGACGAGCTTTGATTAACattaaatacataataataGAGTTTTTCCATTGAGCTTAACTTTTGTGTGTTTAAGTGTCAAATAGGAGGGTTGGTTAGTAAAAGCCAAGCTGAACTGAGCTGAGCAAAAGGATTTGATTCCTTTCTCAACTTCTTTCATCATATCAAGTTTTggtctcttttctcttctttcaaTTGAAACCTTAAAAATAGTTGGGCTTTATTATTCACAAAGAAGAGAGCAACTTTAACTAATAACTACTATGGATTTCTACATTGGCTGTTTCTCTGAAATTTTAAGTAAAAGGATTTGATTCCTCTCAAAAGATATGATCTCAAGAGAACAGAACAAGAAAGAAGTAGATTATCAAGAACCGGATAAAGAGAAACAAGATTTTATATAACTTATGCTTCTTAAGAGCAGCTCAGGTTCTCTTAGAGATGGCTATCACGTTGAACTTGAGCGTGTCAGGATTTTCTCAATAATCTTCTTTATCACTTCCGCCTAGGGGTGTttaatccggatatcggttcggtttcgatttttttggtttttcagtatttggttagtaaaatataactaccattctaaatccatatttacttcggttcggttcataTACCatcggtttttggtttattcggttcaaacataattatttagtttgggatcatattatataaattttagagtcatattgtcatctagtcatttactaaaaatatattatattttcaaataaaagaaaaaaataaaataaaaacgcttATACCTTcagatgaaataatcaaatccaaaattaaaatcaaagctcgaaatattgaaaaaaaaaaaagaaaagtatgaaagaaaagttttatcactattccatatttagtgttcatcaaAATCATATTTCTTCGAGTGAAGCTCTGTtcgtttataaataagaaaaaaatgtgaataattttttctaattattatcCATCAAAATTATAACATTCACTTCAATTTAATCAATGCTAAAAGAAGAGCAACTATTATGTTCTAtaagcttttttatttttattttaagtctaTACAACCAAATTATCCAACACACAACATAAACTGAACCTTTCACCActtgtaatttttttcattactatttaatgatattaacattcttagcaaaaaaaatgatatttgagTTGtgctttggatattttttgagttttttgaattttatatatttaagttttgatcGGATTCAGAAACATCAGGATCTCTGCATCTATTTTTATAATgctccaaaaaaattatataattaaaatcgGGCAATTTTACGGTTTAGTTCGGTTTAATTTTGGTGAATTTACAAATgcgcagagagagagaggaaggaaCAAAAGAGAGTCGCCTGACCGGAGAGAGAAGTGAAGTCTAGATCTCTCTTCTTCTACAACCAAGGTTGGTCCGTCACCGGCGAAAGGCGGAAATCCTCTTCTCCGACGTTATAATGCCGGTAAAATTCCTCGTTTGAGAGTGTAAAAATCTAGATCTCAGATTATATTAGCTGATCCCGACTCATCTTTGTCGCAGTTCAAGACGGTGATGGAAGTGGAGCCTCCGAGTCTGTTACGTTACTTGATCGGATCGGCGGTGATGATGATCGGCGTCGTATTACCACTCGGTTACATGATGTTCCGCAACAAGCGCGTCCCTTCCTCGTCTTCCTACTCTAAACAGACGTAGGTCTGCTTTTCCCCTTCACTTCTCATCTAAGATCTGAAACTGGAGTCAGTTGTATTGTGTTTCTTCCTTgtggttgttttttttataagctAAGTTTATTGAATTAAGTCAGTGAAATGAATTAGAATAGTGCCCCTTCTATTTAAGAGACGTAAATAAATTGCTTAGATACTGAAAGGTTCAGTTTACGTTGGGTGTTGGATCGAATTCAGCTGGCGAATCCATGGTGTtttatcatcttcattgattGGTACTAGTAAAAATCTGATACGCATCTTTACTTTGCAGGAACaaagttttgatttagaaaGCTTAGAGACTGCAGTGAATTCAAACTGGATTGACAAGGATGATGACATATTGAGTGATATGGACATGATTGTTCTTGTTTCTGACATGGGATTGTAAAAGATCTTTCGATATTAGAtttaaataaatcaagaaaTGTGAGGTCCTTTTTCTCGTCAATCTTCTTTGTTTGATTCTATTTGTGCAACATAACCATTTATCTTTGGTTGAAAGATTGTATAAGATTTTTTAAGTTTAGTGGATAATGCCATGTACGCATTCCTGTTTCCACTGATACATTAACGTAACAACAAATGTTTTAAGAACAGTACTGAATATGCAGTAAACTCGCGGTCTTGACAATGGAATAATGTGTTTTTATCCATGATAAATAATATCGAAGCTTTTGTTGAAGTCTGAGAGAAGGATGATCAACGTTCGTATTGGGTTGAAAATGAAGGAACATATTCTCAAGTGATCTTTCAAAAGTGGACAAGGGAAGGGAATACAAAgtgttttcttaaaaatagtAATTCGAACGCAATTGTATTGTCTCCAAAAACACAAAGTCAACAACATGCAGAGAAATAAttgagaagatgatgatgatagcaGAAAGGCAAATTAACGGTAACGACGAAGGGAGGAGAGTTGTTCTTCTCCACGTAGCTCTGCGAGACGGGCGGTTCTTGTGGTTTCTGTGACCCTTTCCGCGCAGTCCTCTGTTCTTCTTTCCCTCCGATGTAAGTCCCCTGAGCTCACGGTGTTTGTGCACCGGGTTACAGATCCAGTTGATCCTCGGGTCATTACGCACAGCGTTGTGTGCCGGGTCAACCAAGATGATCTCGTAGTACTTGTACGTCGAATCCTAAACCAATATATGGAAGTTAATATCTATCTATACACACACAGATAAGCCTAGTAATGCACATtaaagagagtgagagagatagAACCTCGTTGAGCCAGTAGGAGTTGACGACTCTTAGACCGCCCAGTTTCCTTCCAGCACGCTCCTCAGCAACAGAACGCTTGCTCCTCTGGAACTTGAGTTGAGTAACTCCCTGGTTTGTGGGTTTACCATACACAATACCCTTTGGGACTGGCCTCTTTCTTCCACCACGTCTCACACGTACACGGTACACACACAAAAGCCCTAACATAGATTAACATCCCAACTAGATAAGTAAATAAATGTTGTGACTAAAGCAACGAGAATATTATAACACTCTTAACAGTTAGAACAAGAGTCACATTTTCAGACAGCATAACTAAACAAAAGACTATGGATTAGGGCACAACTAGTCACCTGCTTGGCCTTGTAACCCAAACGGCGAGCCTTGTCGGGACGAGTAGGCCTGACGAGACGGACAATGGAAGCTGCTGTCTGTACTAGCATCACTCCCTGCACACCTCACCTCTGCACAAACCTCATCACATCGGATTGTTTCTTCCTCCATAGCTCAGACACATACTTGTACGCACCTAGTGTTCACCAAAAAATCATTAGGCTACCAAGTGTTCGCAATAACAGATCCATAGAACATACATCATTTGAACAGAAACATTGAtgctaaaaaaagaaaagaggaaTAATGGATCTAAACGAAGGACGAGAAGAACGAGTTACCCATTTTCGAAGAGCCGCAAACCACCGGCGCAAGGTAGGAATTGTCACTGATTTAAA encodes:
- the LOC125594163 gene encoding uncharacterized protein LOC125594163 isoform X2; the protein is MPFKTVMEVEPPSLLRYLIGSAVMMIGVVLPLGYMMFRNKRVPSSSSYSKQT
- the LOC125594163 gene encoding uncharacterized protein LOC125594163 isoform X1; protein product: MPFKTVMEVEPPSLLRYLIGSAVMMIGVVLPLGYMMFRNKRVPSSSSYSKQTNKVLI